GTCCGCGCCAGCCCCGATGGCGGGCGGAAAGTGGGCCACCTCGCCGGCGCCCCCGCTGGCCACCACCGGCACGTCCACGACCGCTCGCACCGCGGCGATCAGCTCCAGGTCGAAGCCCGCCTTGGTGCCGTCGGCGTCCATGGAGTTGAGCAGAAGCTCCCCCGCGCCCAGCTCGGCGCCCCGGTGCGCCCACTGCACCGCGTCGATCCCGGTGCCGCGCCGACCGCCATGCGTGGTGACCTCGAAGCCACTGGGCGTGCCGCCGCCCGGTGCCCGGCGCACGTCGAGGGAGAGCACGAGCACCTGCCGGCCGAACCGGTCGGCGATCTCGGCGATCAGCTCCGGCCGGGCGATGGCGGCGGTGTTCACGCCGACCTTGTCCGCCCCGGCGCGCAGCAGCGTGTCCACGTCGGCGACCTGCCGGACCCCGCCGCCGACGGTCAACGGGATGAACACCGACTCGGCGGTGCGGCGTACCACGTCGAGCATGGTGCCCCGGTCGCTCGAGGACGCGGTGACGTCGAGGAAGGTCAGCTCGTCCGCGCCGGCCCGGTCGTACGCGGCGGCCAACTCCACCGGGTCACCGGCGTCGCGCAGGTCGAGGAAGTTGACCCCCTTGACCACCCGCCCGGCGTCCACGTCCAGACAGGGGATCACGCGTACCGCCACCGACATGCCGTCAGCCTATCCCTCCGTGCGGCGACGGTGGCCGACCCGTCGGGCCGGCCACCGTCGGTGCTGTTGCCGTGCTCAGACGCGGACGAGCATCTTGCCGAGGTTGTCGCCGCGCAGCAGGCCGAGGAACGCGGCCGGGGCGTTCTCGATGCCGTCCACGATCGTCTCGTCGTAGGACAGCGTGCCCTCGCGGAGCCAGCCCGCGACGTCGCGGACGAACGCCGCACGCACGTCGTTGTGGTCGTTGACCAGGAAGCCGCGCAGGGTGAGCCGCTTGCCGATGACCAGCGCCAGGTTGCGCGGCGCGGCCGACGGCTCGGTGGCGTTGTACTGCGAGATCATGCCGCAGATCGCGGCCCGACCGTGCAGGTTCATGGCCGAGATGGCCGCCTCCAGGTGGTCACCGCCGACGTTGTCGAAGTAGACGTCGACGCCGTCCGGGGCGGCCGCCCGCAGCGATTCGCGGACCGTCCCGTCGTGGTAGTCGAAGGCGGCGTCGAAGCCCAGCGCCCGCAGCCGCTCGACCTTGGCCGGCGAGCCGGCGCTGCCGACCACCCGGCCGGCGCCCTTGAGCTTGGCGATCTGACCGACGAGGCTGCCCACCGAGCCGGCCGCGGCGGAGACGAAGACCGTCTCGCCGGGCTTCATCGCGGCCACCTCCAACAGGCCGGCGTACGCGGTCAGGCCGGGCATGCCCAGCACGCTGAGGTATGCGCTGACCGGGGCGAGGCTCGGGTCGACCTTACGGGCGGCGGTGGCGTCGAGCAGCGCGTACTCGCGCCAGCCCAGCCCGTGCAGGACGGTGGTCCCGACGGCGACGTCCGCCGCCTCGCTGGCCACCACCTCGCCGATCGCGGCACCGTCGAGCGGCGCGTCGAGCGCGAACGGTGGCACGTACGACTTGACGTCGTTCATCCGTCCGCGCATGTACGGGTCGACGGACATGTACTGGTTGCGGACCACGATCTGGCCGGGTCCGGGCGCCGGGACGTCGGTGTCGACGAGCCGGAAGGTGTCTTCGGTGGGCCAGCCCTGCGGGCGGCTGGCCAGGTGGATCTCGCGGTTGCTGGTCACGGGGTGGTGGTCCTCTCGTCCGCGGTGGGGGGTCTCGGTCCGCGACGTCACGCGGCCGAGGTCTCCCGGACGGTCAGCGTGACGTCGATGTTGCCGCGGGTCGCGTTCGAGTACGGGCAGACCTGGTGGGCCTGCTCGACGATCTGCTCGGCGGTCTCGCGGGAGACGGCGGGCAGGTCGACGACGAGCTGCACGGTGAGCCCGAAGCCACCATTGCCGTTCGGGCCGATGCCGACCTCGGCGGCGACGACGGAGCCGGTCACGTCGGCCTTGGCCCGGCGGGCCACCAGCCGCAGGGCGCTGTGGAAGCAGGCCGCGTAGCCGGCGGCGAAGAGCTGCTCGGGGTTGGCCGCGCCACCGGCGCCACCCATCTCCTTCGGCACGGCCAGGTCGAGCGCGAGGGTGCCGTCGGAGGTCTCGACGTGGCCGTCGCGGCCGTCGCCGCTGGCGGTCGCGGAAGCGGTGTAGATAACCTGCATGATGGTCACTGCTCCTTCTGTCGGTGGATGGTTTCGGTGACCCGGGTGAGGGTGTCGCGCAGCGCGACAAGCTCACTGATGCCCAGCCCGGTGGCCTGCGCGATCCGCAGCGGGACGTCGCAGAGCTGCTCGCGCAGCGCCCGACCCTGCTCGGTGAGGCCCACCTCGACCCGCCGCTCGTCGCGCGCCGACCGCCGCCGCACCACCAGACCCGCCGTCTCCAGCCGCTTGAGCAGCGGGGAGAGCGTGCCGGAGTCGAGCCGCAGCTCGCCGCCCAGCTCGGAGACCGTGGGTGCGTCGTCGGGGCGCTCCCAGAGCACCAGCAGCGCCAGGTACTGCGGGTAGGTCAGCCCGACCTCGTCGAGGATCGGCCGGTAGACGTCGGTCAGGGCGCGCGACGCGGCGTAGAGCGCGAAGCACACCTGCCGGCGCAACAGCAGATCATCAGTCACCGCTGAACCGTAGCCCACAATTAGATTGCGCACAACCGATCGGCCTGCGAGCCGGCCATGACGACGGTCACCGCCGGGCCGACCTCAGCGATCGCCGAGGTACGCTTCCACCTCCACCTCGACCAGGTGCTCCGGGTCCAACAGACCGGCCACCACCACCAGCGTCGCCGCCGGCCGGACCGCGCCGAAGACCGCGTTGTGCGCCCGGCCCACCTCGTCGGCGTGCAGCCGGTCGGTCACGTACATCCTGGTCCGGACCACGTCGGCCGGCTCCACACCCACCTCGGCGAGCGCGGCCAGCGCGATCCGCAGCGCCTGCGCGGTCTGCGCGGCGGCATCACCGACGTGCACCACCCGCCCGTCCACCGTGGCCGTGCAGCCGGCCGTCCAGGCCCGATCGCCGGCCCGAACCACCCGGGAGTACCCGTACCGCTGTTCCCACGGACCGCCCGAGCCGAGCCGGGTGGTCGTCACGCCTCAGCCAACGTCCGCAGCGCCTCGGCCACCGTGAAGGCACCCGCGTAGAGGGCCTTACCGGCGATCACGCCCTCCACCCCGACCGACTCCAGGGTGGCCAACGCCCGCAGATCGTCCAACGTGGACACCCCACCGGAGGCGATCACCGGCCGGTCGGTACGGGCGCACACCTCGCGCAGCAGGTCCATGTTCGGCCCGCGCATCGTGCCGTCCTTGGTGATGTCGGTGACCACGTACCGGCTCGCGCCCGCCTTGTCCAGCCGCTCCAGCACCTCGTACAGGTCACCGCCGTCGCGGGTCCAGCCCCGCGCCGAGAGGGTGTGACCACGCACGTCCAGCCCGATGGCGACCCGGTCGCCGTACTCCTCGACCACCCGGTCACACCAGACCGGGTCCTCCAGGGCCGCGGTACCGATGTTCACCCGGGCCGCCCCGGTGCCCAACGCCGCGCGCAGGGACTCGTCGTCGCGGATGCCGCCGGAGAGCTCCACCTTCACGTCCAGTTGACGCACCACCTCGGCGAGCAGGTGCGCGTTGGTGCCCCGACCGAAGGCCGCGTCCAGGTCGACCAGGTGGATCCACTCGGCACCGTCCTGCTGCCAGGCCAGCGCGGCGTCCAACGGGTCGCCGTAGATGCTCTCGCTTCCGACGGCGCCCTGCACGAGGCGGACGGCCCGGCCGTCGGCGACATCCACGGCGGGTAACAGGGTGAGGCTCAAGGTCTTCTCCTCGATCAGGTACGACGGTCCAGGGCGATCACGACGATCGCCGGCAGTACAAGCAGCAACAGCACGATCAGCGCGACACGCAACGCCAGGTTGTCGACGAACGTCCAGATCAGCAGCAGCGCCGCACCGGTGAACAGCACGATCGTGGCCCGCTCACCCCGAGTGTGCCGGGCCAGCCGTCCGGAGCGGCCCCGCCGCACCCGCGGCGTCAACCGGCGGACCACCGCGCGACGACGCTGACGGCGGGCCACCTGACGCTGCCGGACCGCCCGCTCCCGGGCCTGTTCCGCCTCACGCTCCGCCCGCCGGCGGGCCGTTCCCGGCTCACCGCGACACCCCTCGGCAGGGCACCGGGCAACGACGCTCAGCCACCGCTGGGCAGCGTGGCGAGCCAGTTGCGCAGCAACGCGGCGCCGGTGTCGGCGGACTTCTCCGGGTGGAACTGGGCCGCCGAGAGCGGCCCGCGCTCCACCGCGGCGACGAAATCCGTGTCGTGGTGGGCGGTGGTCACCGTAGCACCGGCAGCGGCCAGCGCCGCCGGGTCGCCCATCGCGTACGAGTGGACGAAGTAGAACCGGCTCTGCTCCGGCAGCCCCGAGAAGAGCACCGACTCCCGAGGTGCGCGGACCGTGTTCCAGCCCATGTGCGGCAACCGGCTGGCGGCCAGCCGGGTCACCCCGCCGGGCAGCAGGCCGAGCCCCTTGGTCACCACACCGTGCTCGTCGCCGTGCTCGAAGAGCACCTGCATGCCCACACAGATGCCGAGCACCGGCCGACCGGCAGCCACCCGCTCGGCGATCACCGGGCCGGCGCCGAGCGCCTCGATCCCCGCCATGCACGCGGCGTACGCACCCACCCCCGGCACCACCAGACCGTCGGCGGCGGCCGCGACGGCCAGATCATCGGTGACCCGCACGTCCGCGCCGGCGGCGGCCAGCGCCCGCTCCGCCGAGCGCAGGTTTCCCGAGCCGTAGTCGAGCACCACCACGTCGCTCATGTCGTCACCCCGATCACCCGTTCTCCGGCAGCAGCCGCAGAACCCCGGCGACCGTGGCGAGCACCGCGAGCGCCGCGGTGACCAGCACGGCGGCCTTCGGCGCGCCCTGCCGGTAGAGCGACCAGGTGCCACCCACCAGCACCCCGGCCAGGATCAGCAACAACGTCGGCAACGCGGCACCCATCAGAGCCACCTTCCATTCGCGGCTGCGGGGCTCCGCTGCGCTGCACTCCTCGCGCTCATCAGAGCGCGCCCTTCGTGCTCGGGATCGCCCCAGCGGAACGCGGGTCGATCGCGGTGGCCTCGCGCAACGCCCGGGAGACCGCCTTGAACTGCGCCTCCACCACGTGGTGCGCGTCCGGGTGACCGCCCGGCCGGGCCGCCCGCAGCACGTCGACGTGCAGCGTGACCCGGGCCGCCTGACCGAAGGTCTCCCAGATGTGCCGGGTCATGCTGGTCGCGTACACCGGCCCGATGTACGGGGCCAGCACCGGCTCGTCGTGCACCACGTACGGCCGGCCGGAGAGGTCCACCGCGGCCCGGACCAGCACCTCGTCCATCGGCACGGTCGCCGAGCCGTACCGCCGGATGCCGGCCTTGTCGCCCAGCGCCTGGTCGAACGCCGCGCCCAGGGCGAGCGCGGTGTCCTCGATCGTGTGGTGCGCGTCGATCTCCAGGTCACCCACGGTGCGCACGGTCAGGTCGAAGCCGCCGTGCCGGGCGATCTGGTGCAGCATGTGGTCGTAGAAGCCGACGCCGGTGCTGATCTCGGCGGTGCCGGTGCCGTCGAGGTCGATCTCGACGAGAACCTTGGTCTCCTTGGTGATCCGCTCCACGCGGGCGGTCCGGCTCATTGCTGTGCAACCTTTCGTTCGCGACTGCGGGGCTCGCAACACCGGCTCACTCCTCGCACTGACCGGACCCTCCGGGTCGCGACTGCGGGGCTCACAGGCTCACTCCTAGCGCTCCCACTACACAGTCTCCATTGCCGCGAGGAAGGCGTCGGTCTCGGCGGCGGTGCCGGCGGTCACGCGCAGCCAGCCGGGCAGGCCGACGTCGCGAACCAGCACCCCCTGTGCCAGCAGAGCGTTCCAGACGGTGGTCTGGTCGCCGCCCACCTCGAAGAGCACGAAGTTGGCGTCGCTGTCGGCGACCCGCAACCCGCGCTCGCGAAGCGTCGACACGATCCGGTCCCGCTGCGCCATGATCGCGCTCACCGTGCCGAGGAGGGCATCGCGGTGGGTCACCGCCGCGCGAGCGGCGGCCTGGGTCAGCGCGGAGAGATGATACGGCAGTCGGACGAGCTGCACCGCCTGCACCACCGCCGGGTCGGCGGCCAGGTAACCCAGCCGCCCGCCGGCGAAGCCGAACGCCTTGCTCATCGTCCGGGTGACCACCAGCCGCGGGTGGCCGGGCAACACCGCGAGGGCGCTCACCGTCCCGGGTCGGGCGAACTCGGCGTACGCCTCGTCGACGACCACCATGCCGGGCGCGGCGTCGAGCACCGCGGCGATGACCGCCGGGTCCAGTGCCGTGCCGGTGGGGTTGTTCGGGGAGCAGAGGAAGACCACGTCGGGCCGGTGCTCGCGGACCTGGGCGACCGCCTCCTCGACGGTCAACCCGAAGTCGACGCCGCGCTGGGCGGGCACCCACCGGGTGCCGGTGCCGAGGGCCAGCAGCGGGTGCATCGAGTACGCCGGCACGAAGCCGAGCGCGCTGCGCCCCGGCCCGCCGAACGCCTGGAGCAGCTGCTGTTGGATCTCGTTGGAGCCGTTGGCCGCCCACACCTGCTCGACAGTCAACCCGTGCCCGAGATATTCGGCCAGGTCGGCGCGGAGCGCCACCGCGTCCCGGTCCGGGTAGCGGTTCAGCTCACGCAGCTCGGCCGCGAGCGCCTTGCCGATCGCCTCGACCACCGGCTCCGGCACCGGGTGGGAATTCTCGTTGGTGTTGAGCCGCACCGGCACGTCCAACTGCGGCGCCCCGTACGGCGACAGCCCCCGCAGGTCGGCACGGATCGGCAGATCGTCCAGGTCGCTCACGCCGGCCCTCCCGGAAAGCGGGCCTGGACGGCCTGACCGTGCGCGGGCAGGTCCTCCACGTTGGCCAGGGTGACCACGTGCGGGGCCACGTCGCGCAGCGCGGCCTCCGTGTACTCGATCAGGTGCACGCCGCGCAGGAAGGACTGCACGGACAGGCCGGAGGAGTGCCGGGCGCAGCCGCCGGTGGGCAGCACGTGGTTGGACCCGGCGCAGTAGTCACCGAGCGACACCGGCGACCAGGCGCCCACGAAGATCGCCCCGGCGTTGCGGACCCGCAGAGCCCACTCCCGGGCGTCGACCGTCTGGATCTCCAGGTGCTCGGCCGCGTACGCGTCGACCACCCGCAACCCCGCCTCAAGATCGTCGACCAGGACCACGCCGCTCTGCTCGCCGGTCAGCGCCGTGGTCACCCGCTCGGTGTGCTTGGTCGCCGGCACCTGCCGAGCCAGCTCCCGCTCGACCGACTCGACCAGCGCCAGCGACGGGGTGACCAGCACGCTCGCGGCGAGCGGGTCGTGCTCGGCCTGACTGATCAGGTCGGCGGCGACGTGCGCCGGATCGGCCGT
The window above is part of the Micromonospora sp. LH3U1 genome. Proteins encoded here:
- the hisF gene encoding imidazole glycerol phosphate synthase subunit HisF; translation: MSVAVRVIPCLDVDAGRVVKGVNFLDLRDAGDPVELAAAYDRAGADELTFLDVTASSSDRGTMLDVVRRTAESVFIPLTVGGGVRQVADVDTLLRAGADKVGVNTAAIARPELIAEIADRFGRQVLVLSLDVRRAPGGGTPSGFEVTTHGGRRGTGIDAVQWAHRGAELGAGELLLNSMDADGTKAGFDLELIAAVRAVVDVPVVASGGAGEVAHFPPAIGAGADAVLAASVFHFGELTVAEVKDALRHSGHAVR
- a CDS encoding Rid family hydrolase, with the protein product MTTTRLGSGGPWEQRYGYSRVVRAGDRAWTAGCTATVDGRVVHVGDAAAQTAQALRIALAALAEVGVEPADVVRTRMYVTDRLHADEVGRAHNAVFGAVRPAATLVVVAGLLDPEHLVEVEVEAYLGDR
- a CDS encoding histidinol-phosphate transaminase, producing the protein MSDLDDLPIRADLRGLSPYGAPQLDVPVRLNTNENSHPVPEPVVEAIGKALAAELRELNRYPDRDAVALRADLAEYLGHGLTVEQVWAANGSNEIQQQLLQAFGGPGRSALGFVPAYSMHPLLALGTGTRWVPAQRGVDFGLTVEEAVAQVREHRPDVVFLCSPNNPTGTALDPAVIAAVLDAAPGMVVVDEAYAEFARPGTVSALAVLPGHPRLVVTRTMSKAFGFAGGRLGYLAADPAVVQAVQLVRLPYHLSALTQAAARAAVTHRDALLGTVSAIMAQRDRIVSTLRERGLRVADSDANFVLFEVGGDQTTVWNALLAQGVLVRDVGLPGWLRVTAGTAAETDAFLAAMETV
- the hisH gene encoding imidazole glycerol phosphate synthase subunit HisH, with protein sequence MSDVVVLDYGSGNLRSAERALAAAGADVRVTDDLAVAAAADGLVVPGVGAYAACMAGIEALGAGPVIAERVAAGRPVLGICVGMQVLFEHGDEHGVVTKGLGLLPGGVTRLAASRLPHMGWNTVRAPRESVLFSGLPEQSRFYFVHSYAMGDPAALAAAGATVTTAHHDTDFVAAVERGPLSAAQFHPEKSADTGAALLRNWLATLPSGG
- the hisB gene encoding imidazoleglycerol-phosphate dehydratase HisB; the encoded protein is MSRTARVERITKETKVLVEIDLDGTGTAEISTGVGFYDHMLHQIARHGGFDLTVRTVGDLEIDAHHTIEDTALALGAAFDQALGDKAGIRRYGSATVPMDEVLVRAAVDLSGRPYVVHDEPVLAPYIGPVYATSMTRHIWETFGQAARVTLHVDVLRAARPGGHPDAHHVVEAQFKAVSRALREATAIDPRSAGAIPSTKGAL
- the priA gene encoding bifunctional 1-(5-phosphoribosyl)-5-((5-phosphoribosylamino)methylideneamino)imidazole-4-carboxamide isomerase/phosphoribosylanthranilate isomerase PriA, whose amino-acid sequence is MSLTLLPAVDVADGRAVRLVQGAVGSESIYGDPLDAALAWQQDGAEWIHLVDLDAAFGRGTNAHLLAEVVRQLDVKVELSGGIRDDESLRAALGTGAARVNIGTAALEDPVWCDRVVEEYGDRVAIGLDVRGHTLSARGWTRDGGDLYEVLERLDKAGASRYVVTDITKDGTMRGPNMDLLREVCARTDRPVIASGGVSTLDDLRALATLESVGVEGVIAGKALYAGAFTVAEALRTLAEA
- a CDS encoding organic hydroperoxide resistance protein encodes the protein MQVIYTASATASGDGRDGHVETSDGTLALDLAVPKEMGGAGGAANPEQLFAAGYAACFHSALRLVARRAKADVTGSVVAAEVGIGPNGNGGFGLTVQLVVDLPAVSRETAEQIVEQAHQVCPYSNATRGNIDVTLTVRETSAA
- a CDS encoding MarR family winged helix-turn-helix transcriptional regulator; its protein translation is MTDDLLLRRQVCFALYAASRALTDVYRPILDEVGLTYPQYLALLVLWERPDDAPTVSELGGELRLDSGTLSPLLKRLETAGLVVRRRSARDERRVEVGLTEQGRALREQLCDVPLRIAQATGLGISELVALRDTLTRVTETIHRQKEQ
- a CDS encoding NADP-dependent oxidoreductase, with amino-acid sequence MTSNREIHLASRPQGWPTEDTFRLVDTDVPAPGPGQIVVRNQYMSVDPYMRGRMNDVKSYVPPFALDAPLDGAAIGEVVASEAADVAVGTTVLHGLGWREYALLDATAARKVDPSLAPVSAYLSVLGMPGLTAYAGLLEVAAMKPGETVFVSAAAGSVGSLVGQIAKLKGAGRVVGSAGSPAKVERLRALGFDAAFDYHDGTVRESLRAAAPDGVDVYFDNVGGDHLEAAISAMNLHGRAAICGMISQYNATEPSAAPRNLALVIGKRLTLRGFLVNDHNDVRAAFVRDVAGWLREGTLSYDETIVDGIENAPAAFLGLLRGDNLGKMLVRV